The genomic stretch tcttaccaaatttcacagattcatCTTAAATCACGTATAAGACCTATACCAGACTTcgtaaccaaaatacgggcccgataccatcaaattttaaacacattttatttccaaaaactcataaatattctagaaaataattttctttaaaaaattatttctcgggtttggaacctcggaattcgattccgggcatatgcccaagtcacatattttcctacggaccctccgggaccgtcaaatcacggtccgggtccgtttacccaaaatgttgaccgaagtcaacttaaattcattttaaagccaaaaatcatcatttttcacagattttcacataatgactttccggctacgcgcccggactgcgcacacataTCGTGGTGATGTTgaaagagggttttaaggcccGGAACGCAGAATTTATGTCTAAAACAAGTAAAAGGTCATCActtctgcactttttgtgcagatttcggagcaGGTGGTGACTGATTTAGAGATTGGCTGCAGGTTCACAGTTTGGAGACCCAAGGTGGTCCTGTTAGCGTCCGCAGACCCTGGTGTCCCCTTCTACATTTCTGCATTTCTGTTTTTCTTTCGTTTCAAACATATGTAATTTCTTTCAGGTCGATATTTGTAGTAATTCATAGTATGTTCGTAGGTTGTGTCCCTAGATTCTGGTAGTAACAGTTATGGTATTGTTAATAGTATATAGATACcaggttatttatgtattttcgCATTTACTTCTATTTGATTTAGCTTATTATTTTAATCTATGAAATATAAAGGAAAATGGTTATTAAAACTCTAacattggcttacctagcaagtgttatgttaggcgtcatcacggtctTGTTGGTGAGAATTCCGGACCGTGACATTATAATACGTATTCTTACTTCGTTTTATCACTTTAGTACGATGAATTAACGTAAAACACGGGAATGTGCGGAAGTTATTTTAACTGTTTTACCTGTTTCTCaaaagagagagggagagagaattGCTAGAAGAAATTACTTCCAAGTTGGGGAAAtgcattgaaaaaaaaaagaagaaaaaagagagagaggaaaaAGTAAGGACAGAGAAGAACTTTGTAATTAAAAGACTTTTATGTTCTCTCTGTCTCTTTTACGTTTAGGCTTAGCCATTGTTGTTCATCTCTCTGAATGCCTCAGCATTATTCAGGGTATACTAATAAATTCTCTTTAATTCTAATAGAATAGAATTAAGGTTTATGGAACAGATTttaatattgatattcttcaGATTATTTTTTGTAGTCAATTATGGCGACTATTAAGCAAGGAGAGAGGGAATCAACAGGATGGTATCTCAAATTCTGTAAATTTCAATTTCTCAACCTTGACCAATTAGTTTTCTGtatatatatgttttgttttctaAATTCCTAGTatataatttttggaaaatttcaCAGGGTTCAGAGATAGCAATGTTGGTATTTGACTTTTGCAACCTCCTTTATACGAATTTGAGGCAAGcctttaaatatatatatatatatatatatatatatatatatatatatatatgagttttgCTAACCTACTGTAGGTTAGCATTGTATACAACTTTACTTTTTCTTAAATATCCTTTGCTAAAAACATTACCATCATTTTAATACCAAGGACCTTTCTGTCATTCcccacaagaaaaacaaaaatcctCATCCTTCATTGTCAAAAAGGGCCTCTTTTGTTCTTCGCCACCAACAACTTTATCTTTTCTAAAATTCTCTACCGGCAAATTTCACTACTTATTTCTTATTTTCGGTCATtgttcatttttatttctttcttcggttactcttccttttctgttaGCAATATAAAGCTAACAGAAAAGCTTGATGGAGTAAAAAAATAAAAGGCTAAAGTTGCTAACAGAATTTTTCAAGCTGACTATGTGATAGgaagtaaaaaataaatttcacTAAGCTTGATTTTAATTTTTCAAGCCTTTTATACTCTATATAAAGCTTGATGGAAATATAAGACATTCACACAAATATAAAGGGAGAAGATTTCAGTATTTAATTTGTGGAAACTATCAAGAGAGGAAGAGTTGGATAGACAGCAAAATAATAAGGAAAAAAAGACTCCAGTTTGCTCTTAGCAGAGACGATGGAGAGCAAAAGATGAGAAAGAAAGGGGGAAACCAAATTGGGTGGAATGACAAAATTATTCATCTGACTTTTGCAATGATAATATGTTGTTAGGGGTATTTAAGGAAAAGTAAAGTTGTATACAATGCTAACCTACTACAATTATGTAGTAGATTACcaaaacccatatatatatatatatatataagaagctCTTTATGTAGTAACAAAAGTggttaaaaaattattttaggtCTGACTATGTGTTTTATTCCTGCAGTTTTTCTAATTCCCTTATTAGCATTCATGGTGCTACACCGATCAGACGAACCGATTTCCACAATCAAGCACAACAAACAATAGCTGCTCGTATCCTTGTTAGAATTCATGGTTCTACACCGGTCACACAAACCAGATTTCGCAATCAAGCGCAACAAACAATGGCTGAATGTATTGCTAGTGGATCAAGATATTGTTGATTTAAACTAAAGGAAACTAGCTAGAATTTGATTGGCTGCTTAATTTTATGAAGCCTTTGAGAAATTTTATATGATTGAGTGAAATGATTATTATTGTCTTTAATATTGTCTTTGGGATCTTATTTTGATATTGGTTGGCGATCCCCACTCTATTCATAAAGTTGTGATACTGTGAATCATCTTAATTCCCTTCTTATAATGCTTGTCAATAATTAAGATTAATTGATGTGAGTTACAAATATATGAACCATGAATGATAAGTAGCATGTCACCTAAATGATAATTATGGGTAATCGTTTTTAAAAAGCAAAATTAATAACCTAAAACATAATGCAAATTAAAATACACCAACAGTCTGTAAAGAAACTTTACTAACTAAATCGCATTGTGCTTCGTTAACTATTAGTTATCacggatgtcacgacccaattccattatagatcatgatggcgcccaacatccTTGTCAGGTAAGCCAACACGGAAGTATTAATAGGTTCTCATTTTCACTTTACTAAAACAAGTACaaaaatttctaaatttgaaGTTAATAGCATGTGATAACTAGTAACGTACAAAAATAGTTATACaatccccaaaagaatagtctaccaatgtgtgtgtcaagacctggtgtcacaagtttagggcaac from Nicotiana sylvestris chromosome 12, ASM39365v2, whole genome shotgun sequence encodes the following:
- the LOC104243536 gene encoding uncharacterized protein; its protein translation is MPQHYSGQLWRLLSKERGNQQDGISNSGSEIAMLVFDFCNLLYTNLSFSNSLISIHGATPIRRTDFHNQAQQTIAARILVRIHGSTPVTQTRFRNQAQQTMAECIASGSRYC